A single region of the Salvia miltiorrhiza cultivar Shanhuang (shh) chromosome 8, IMPLAD_Smil_shh, whole genome shotgun sequence genome encodes:
- the LOC131000585 gene encoding cinnamoyl-CoA reductase CAD2-like isoform X3 translates to MVMSKEGEVVCVTGASGFIGSWLVHFLLHRGYAVRATVKNLGDERETKHLEAMEGADSRLRLFQIDLLDYDSIVAAVSGAAGVFHLASPCIIDQIEDPQAELLDPAIKGTINVLKAAKNHNVRRVVVTSSISAMIPSSNSLADAGEGCWIDEDYCRQNGFLYSVSKALAEKAAWQFAEENGVDVVVLNPGVVAGPILTPAINTSMTLILHVLQGKDFPEELFEALVHVKDVALAHILLYENTSAAGRHLCVESLSCYDDFAQLMERLYPEYKLPRYTAWISEEQCSIEETDRFGHGIYSHGADYQGFY, encoded by the exons ATGGTGATGAGCAAGGAAGGAGAAGTTGTCTGCGTCACCGGCGCCAGCGGCTTCATCGGCTCTTGGCTCGTCCACTTTCTCCTCCACCGCGGCTACGCCGTCCGAGCCACTGTAAAAAATCTAG gagatgagagagaaacgAAGCACTTGGAAGCCATGGAAGGAGCTGATTCCCGCCTTCGCCTCTTCCAGATTGATCTGCTTGATTATGACTCCATTGTTGCCGCAGTCAGCGGCGCCGCCGGCGTCTTCCACCTAGCTTCCCCCTGTATTATCGATCAAATCGAAGATCCTCAG GCGGAGTTGTTGGACCCTGCAATTAAGGGGACCATAAATGTACTAAAAGCAGCCAAAAATCACAACGTCAGGCGCGTGGTTGTCACATCTTCTATATCTGCCATGATTCCAAGCTCCAACAGTCTGGCAGATGCCGGTGAAGGTTGCTGGATTGATGAGGATTACTGCCGCCAAAATGGG TTTTTGTATTCTGTGTCTAAAGCGCTTGCTGAGAAAGCTGCATGGCAATTTGCGGAGGAAAATGGCGTGGACGTAGTCGTGCTGAATCCAGGAGTGGTGGCTGGTCCTATACTCACCCCAGCTATAAATACCAGCATGACATTGATCCTTCACGTACTCCAGG GCAAAGATTTTCCAGAAGAACTGTTCGAGGCATTAGTACATGTGAAAGATGTGGCTCTTGCTCACATACTGTTGTATGAAAACACATCCGCTGCTGGAAGGCATCTGTGTGTCGAATCATTGTCTTGTTACGATGACTTTGCCCAATTGATGGAGAGACTCTACCCTGAATACAAGCTGCCCAG ATACACTGCGTGGATCAGTGAAGAGCAATGCAGCATCGAAGAAACTGATAGATTTGGGCATGGAATTTACTCCCATGGAGCAGATTATCAAGGATTCTATTGA
- the LOC131000585 gene encoding cinnamoyl-CoA reductase CAD2-like isoform X1 — translation MVMSKEGEVVCVTGASGFIGSWLVHFLLHRGYAVRATVKNLGSAPLHVPPLVQSSLILDLFANCELLGDERETKHLEAMEGADSRLRLFQIDLLDYDSIVAAVSGAAGVFHLASPCIIDQIEDPQAELLDPAIKGTINVLKAAKNHNVRRVVVTSSISAMIPSSNSLADAGEGCWIDEDYCRQNGFLYSVSKALAEKAAWQFAEENGVDVVVLNPGVVAGPILTPAINTSMTLILHVLQGKDFPEELFEALVHVKDVALAHILLYENTSAAGRHLCVESLSCYDDFAQLMERLYPEYKLPRFLKDTLRGSVKSNAASKKLIDLGMEFTPMEQIIKDSIESLRSKGFLS, via the exons ATGGTGATGAGCAAGGAAGGAGAAGTTGTCTGCGTCACCGGCGCCAGCGGCTTCATCGGCTCTTGGCTCGTCCACTTTCTCCTCCACCGCGGCTACGCCGTCCGAGCCACTGTAAAAAATCTAGGTTCTGCTCCTCTCCATGTACCACCACTCGTTCAGAGTTCGCTGATACTCGATCTTTTTGCTAACTGTGAATTATtaggagatgagagagaaacgAAGCACTTGGAAGCCATGGAAGGAGCTGATTCCCGCCTTCGCCTCTTCCAGATTGATCTGCTTGATTATGACTCCATTGTTGCCGCAGTCAGCGGCGCCGCCGGCGTCTTCCACCTAGCTTCCCCCTGTATTATCGATCAAATCGAAGATCCTCAG GCGGAGTTGTTGGACCCTGCAATTAAGGGGACCATAAATGTACTAAAAGCAGCCAAAAATCACAACGTCAGGCGCGTGGTTGTCACATCTTCTATATCTGCCATGATTCCAAGCTCCAACAGTCTGGCAGATGCCGGTGAAGGTTGCTGGATTGATGAGGATTACTGCCGCCAAAATGGG TTTTTGTATTCTGTGTCTAAAGCGCTTGCTGAGAAAGCTGCATGGCAATTTGCGGAGGAAAATGGCGTGGACGTAGTCGTGCTGAATCCAGGAGTGGTGGCTGGTCCTATACTCACCCCAGCTATAAATACCAGCATGACATTGATCCTTCACGTACTCCAGG GCAAAGATTTTCCAGAAGAACTGTTCGAGGCATTAGTACATGTGAAAGATGTGGCTCTTGCTCACATACTGTTGTATGAAAACACATCCGCTGCTGGAAGGCATCTGTGTGTCGAATCATTGTCTTGTTACGATGACTTTGCCCAATTGATGGAGAGACTCTACCCTGAATACAAGCTGCCCAG GTTTCTTAAAGATACACTGCGTGGATCAGTGAAGAGCAATGCAGCATCGAAGAAACTGATAGATTTGGGCATGGAATTTACTCCCATGGAGCAGATTATCAAGGATTCTATTGAAAGTTTGAGGAGCAAAGGATTTCTTTCTTGA
- the LOC131000585 gene encoding cinnamoyl-CoA reductase CAD2-like isoform X2 translates to MVMSKEGEVVCVTGASGFIGSWLVHFLLHRGYAVRATVKNLGDERETKHLEAMEGADSRLRLFQIDLLDYDSIVAAVSGAAGVFHLASPCIIDQIEDPQAELLDPAIKGTINVLKAAKNHNVRRVVVTSSISAMIPSSNSLADAGEGCWIDEDYCRQNGFLYSVSKALAEKAAWQFAEENGVDVVVLNPGVVAGPILTPAINTSMTLILHVLQGKDFPEELFEALVHVKDVALAHILLYENTSAAGRHLCVESLSCYDDFAQLMERLYPEYKLPRFLKDTLRGSVKSNAASKKLIDLGMEFTPMEQIIKDSIESLRSKGFLS, encoded by the exons ATGGTGATGAGCAAGGAAGGAGAAGTTGTCTGCGTCACCGGCGCCAGCGGCTTCATCGGCTCTTGGCTCGTCCACTTTCTCCTCCACCGCGGCTACGCCGTCCGAGCCACTGTAAAAAATCTAG gagatgagagagaaacgAAGCACTTGGAAGCCATGGAAGGAGCTGATTCCCGCCTTCGCCTCTTCCAGATTGATCTGCTTGATTATGACTCCATTGTTGCCGCAGTCAGCGGCGCCGCCGGCGTCTTCCACCTAGCTTCCCCCTGTATTATCGATCAAATCGAAGATCCTCAG GCGGAGTTGTTGGACCCTGCAATTAAGGGGACCATAAATGTACTAAAAGCAGCCAAAAATCACAACGTCAGGCGCGTGGTTGTCACATCTTCTATATCTGCCATGATTCCAAGCTCCAACAGTCTGGCAGATGCCGGTGAAGGTTGCTGGATTGATGAGGATTACTGCCGCCAAAATGGG TTTTTGTATTCTGTGTCTAAAGCGCTTGCTGAGAAAGCTGCATGGCAATTTGCGGAGGAAAATGGCGTGGACGTAGTCGTGCTGAATCCAGGAGTGGTGGCTGGTCCTATACTCACCCCAGCTATAAATACCAGCATGACATTGATCCTTCACGTACTCCAGG GCAAAGATTTTCCAGAAGAACTGTTCGAGGCATTAGTACATGTGAAAGATGTGGCTCTTGCTCACATACTGTTGTATGAAAACACATCCGCTGCTGGAAGGCATCTGTGTGTCGAATCATTGTCTTGTTACGATGACTTTGCCCAATTGATGGAGAGACTCTACCCTGAATACAAGCTGCCCAG GTTTCTTAAAGATACACTGCGTGGATCAGTGAAGAGCAATGCAGCATCGAAGAAACTGATAGATTTGGGCATGGAATTTACTCCCATGGAGCAGATTATCAAGGATTCTATTGAAAGTTTGAGGAGCAAAGGATTTCTTTCTTGA